CGATGCGACCAGACGGCGGTTGTGCTGCCGGGCGACCAGTTCACGTATTTCGTGACTTCGACCGGCTCCAAGAATGCCCGCAGCGAACGGACGGCCCCATCGCGCGATGGGCGGATGCCTGCCAAACTGGCGGCGAGCCGAAACTCCGCACCTTGGTCCACTAGCTGGTCGAGCCACTGCGACAACAGACCGAACAGCGGTCTGACTTTCCAACCGTAAGTCTTGTCCTTCAACCAACTCAAGCCCTCGGTGGCGAAAGTCCGCTCGGCGCGGCCCACTGCCCGTAGGACGTCGAGCAGGTACTTCGCGTCGCCGCCCGGCGCGCTTCGGTTGGCGAACGCGAATATCGTCTGGTCGATGTCCCGCAGCGCGGCTTGGAAGCGTGCCGGAGTCTTGTCGTTATCACGACACGCCAACCGGAGGCGGTCAATCCAGTTGACGAGCTGCGGATCGTCCAGGAGTTGCCTCGTCGGACGCGGCGTCACCGGAATTCGTCCAAGTGGCACAGCAAGGAACATCTTGCCAAATCGCCTTAAAAAGCTGAAGCGGACGAACGAATCTATGCCGCGATTGACACCGAGCATGCAAGTCGCCAGCGCAAACTGAACTGCATTTCGAGCCTGTCCACGTCCAAACTGCGCGCGACCCTCGGCGAATAGGTAACGCAATTCCGCTAGAGTCGATGCGTTGGACCATTGCGGCAACCACAACTCAGTTCGACAGCTATCGCTCGATTCGTCGCTCTTGTCTGCGGAGCCAAATCCTATGGCAACCGGAGAAACACAGAACGGGAAGGAAGATCGATCGCCAGTCTGCGTACCAAATCGCCTCGACACGGCGCCGGCCATCATGACCGCGCCTTCCATCATGAAGACGAAGTCCCATGGATTGACCCCGCCCGTGCCAACGAAACCTTGACCGCCGTTGGGGCCTCCCAAACCCGCTGGGTTGAAGTGCCCAGCGGTTCCAGCGTCCAACGGCTCGCCTCCGTCCGCAAAGACAGACGACTTCAACCAGCCGACGGAACGCTTCGGCTCGGCAAAGACCTTTCGAAGTGAACCAATAAACGTCACCGAAAAATCAAAGTTACCATCGTTCCCGCCAGAAATGAACAATGGAGCAGCGCGAGTGTCCTCGGTCTGAAGCAACAACGCAGTATCCAGCCAACAGACAGATTCGTCTGGCAACGTCGCGCGAAGATACGGCAATAGTCCCGGTTGGTCCGCATCGAGAATTCCCGAGGATTCATCCAACAGAAGAGTTGCCTTCCGCTCCTTCTCGGGCATCGAGCGAACATCGATCGGCCGGGCATACTGATTGAGCGCCGCTTGAACATGTGAGAGGGCTTCTCGATACGGCAGCAATCGTTCCGACGTCGATTGCTGCACGAACGAGACGTGGTCTACCGCTTCCCGGCTGCGAAATCTCAGCGCCTTTGAGTCCCAAGTGCGGTAAAAGCCGCTCCCGCCGTTCCAGGGACTGCTAATCGGCGTCGGCCGATACTCCTCCAGAAAGAACCGCTCCAGCCGATCGCGATGGAGACTCGTGTGCAAAACGGCGATGCCTCCGCGCCAAGACAGCCGCGCATCGGGATCCGCTTGCTCCGCCACCAACCGGAAGACGCCGAGCGCCTTGAGGTAACTCATCAGCGGCTCGGGCGTGCAGCCCGGCATGGGAATCTCAGGCATGACCGGCCTCCTTTCGGCTGGCGCGTACGTCGGCCGTTCGCAACAGTGTTTCCAAGTACGCCAGACGGAACGGCCCCAGTTCGGCCAGGAGCTTCAGCGCCCGCCCGGTCCAACTGGACTCTCCGCCCAGCCGCATCGGCGTGAGGTCGAGTTCCGTGGCGGGGCAGGATTCGTCCCCCAGATCGACTTCCGGCAGCGTATCGCCATCGCCGACGCCCAAGGCGAACAGTCTGCCGTCGTCCGGCAATTCTTCGTCCGGCAAGCTGCGAATGCTCAATCGCACCTTTCCGTGATGGGCGGCGATCAAATACGCCGCCTCGAACGCCAGTCCGTGCCGTAGAGCCGCCAAGGCGGACGCCAACTCGTGGCGAAAGTACGGCGGACGGTAGGCCAGCTTGCCTTTCTTTCCCGATTTGGCCCAGAGCGTTTCGGCGTCGAGCGACGGGTTCACCTTGCGCACCGCCTCTTGGAATGTCGCGTGCGCCTTGCCGGCGTCGTGCCAGCGCGCGGCCTTCGCAAGGTGCCCGTCGAATGCGTCAATTGCTGGCAGCGAAGCCAGGACTAGCTCCAATTCCGCACATACGTTGTTCGTATGTTGGGCGACGCTCAGCGGATTGGGCAGTTGATGGACGGACTCGGGATCGGATTTCGCACTGTCCTCCGGCGGCGCGTTAGCGGGCCTAAGCGATTCCACGGCCGCCATCGACGTCGGATCCCAACCGACTTCCGAGGCCTCGGGAGAAGAGTTTGACGCCGCCGCGTAACCCCCGGCCGTCGTCGGCAGCATGATCACCATTCCCGGCCGCACTTGCCTGGGAGCGACCGGCACCCACTCCTCGCTGAGGTGGTCCCAGATGTACCCTTCCCCCCGTTTGTCGTCGAGCGTTTCGAGGAACTTTTTGGCGGACATAATGGGGACCGAGCAGAGTTCCGCCCGCGCCGGTCGCGGCTCTTCCGGCGGGGGCGCATCGCCGCTCCACTCACGCCAGAAGACTTGCACGTCGGTGTCCGGATCGTCGCTCCGCACGAAGCGGGCGATGTCAATGTCGTTGCCCGAAAGGTCTGGCGAAGTGTCGAAGAGGTCTAGCAGGTCGCGGCGACGGAGGACGTGCTTATGCTCGAATGGCAGCTTCAGGTTTTCGGCCTTCTTGAATTCCTCTAACGCCCGCGGCGAAACGTCCTGCCCTTCGAGCTTCTTCACTTTCTGCCGGGCGAAGTCGATATCTGTCGCCTCATAGGGGAGCGCGAGCTTTTCGTTGAGGTCGATCCAGTACACCGTGCCCGGCCCATCGTCGCCGGTGCGATTGCAGCGCCCCGCGCGTTGCACGATGCTGGCCCAGGGCGCCAGCTCCGTAATCAATGTGCGGGCGGAGATGTCCACTCCGGCTTCTACCACCTGCGTGGCGACGATGATGCGGTTGCCCGCATCCTTGCGCTGCAGCTCGTCGTTGAGCCGCTTTCGCTCGTGCGGCCGGAAGCGGGAGTGAACCAGCAAAAGCGCGGGCGCCTCGGACTTCTTCCGAAGGGACTGCAATGCCCGGTACACGGCCTTCGCCCGCTCGACCACATTAACGACGACCAGTGTTTGCGTTCCGTGTTGATGCAGTTCCCAAACCCGCTTGGCGACATCCCTCATATCGCCGGACGACCCCACATCCACTTGCCGCAACGTCTTGTCGGCGGTCATGCGTTTGTAGAGGTTCCGTTGCGGGTCATAATCCTCGCTCGTGAGCTCCAACGGCGGGGCGGGGAACTTCCCCGCGAAATCGATGGTGTCCAGCCAATCCGGCTCGAGAGTGGCGGACATCCATACCGAAGGGCAGCTACCGTAAACGTCCAGCGATTTACGCAATCCGGCCAGTTGCGACGACGTGCTGACGCCCCCAGCCATGAGTTGCGGCTCATCGAACACCCACAGGCTGTCGTTATTGAGCAACGCGAAGTCAATCGGCCAGTGGAATCGGCTGGCCGCGTACCCGCGATTGAGCGCCCGCGATAGAAGCATGTCCTGCGTGCCGATCAGCACGGCGGGCACTTCCGGCTGTAGATACCATTTTTCCGTGTCGGCTCCGCCCATGAGTACATGAACCGGAACAGCTAATTTGAGGTTTTCAATCCACTTCATCGCCTCTCGTTCTGACTGCTCGACCAAGACGCGCATCGGCAAACAGTAGACGAGCCGCCGGGGCGTTTGATCGGGAAATTGCTGACGCCGATAGAGCCAGCCGAGAATCGCGGTTGCCGTCTTGCCAGCACCGGTTGGCGCTTGGATGAGATGGGGGATATCGTCAGCGGTGGCGAATCGCGATTGATACGGATAGGGGTCGGTCCCCGTGGCTTGACGGAAGAACGACTCGAAGGACGATTCCGGATTCTTCGTCGCGTTACTCATTCGCATTCCTCTGAAATAACGATACGCCCGTACACCTTATCGCGCAGCCGGGCGATGTCAATCTTCTTAGCCGACCATTCAGCAGGATGACAACATCTTGAATGCTCTTTAACAAGGCAGCAGCCTTGACACCTCGTCGCTCCGATGTTAATCTCGGCGATGCATTGCCGCAAGGGGTAGCCCTATTGAAGAAATGCCCGCAAGAAGGCAGCAGCGTAAGCGGCGCGCTGTTCCCGCGGTTCACGAGCCGCGGCCCAATTATCCGTGCTGTACTGTTGTTGTTAGCGGCCCACATCGAAACAGGAGGTCGAGAGGTGAAGATTGTTGTACATGTTGTCGGATGGCATGAACCCCTGCCTACCGATTTGTGCGAGGCAACCGAGCAGTTGCGACTGGAACTCGGAGATCTACCTGGTCCTAACGCCAATTTGAAGGAAGCCGTTTCCACGCGGCCCACTGCGACGAAGGACGATGCTAAAGGCGATGAAAATTGTGGCGCATCCCTAGAGCCAAAACCATCACGCACGTTCGGCTAAATACAACTGAACCATCGCGGAAATTTCGGCTTCGAGTTCCTCGCGTAATATCGGTGGTTCAAGCACTTCTGCGTGTTTTCCAAATGACAGCAGCCAACGCTTGATCTCCTCAAAACCGCTGAGGCGGAAGTCGGCCAGCAGGCTGCCGTCTTTCTGCGGAGTGAGACGCTGGCTGGCGTGCCAGCGGCCTTCTTGCACGTAGCGGGCGACGGCGGGGGCGAAGCGAACGCGGACCGCCACGTCGCCGGCGGCATGGAACACCCCGAACGAGCCGGACAAGTACTGCCGCACGTCGAAGCCGGCGGGACGCTGGAACGGCAAGCCGCTGACTTCCACCGCGTCGATGCGGTCGAGCTTGAACGTCCGCACTTCGCCGTGGTCGTGCGACCAGGCCACCACGTACAGCGAGCCGCGATGCTGGGCGATGCCCAGCGGGTTGATCTGGTACTCCACCGGCTCTGTGGCGCGGGCGGATTGATACGACACCACCGTTTGCAGAGAGTCGGCGACGGCGGCGAGCAGGTCGTTGAGGTGCTCGCGCTGGCGGGCGTAGTCGCCTGCGCCCAGGGGGGTGACGTGCAGGTGGGCGGCCAGGCGTTCGACGTATTGCAGGGCGGCCTTGCCCAGGCAGGCGCGGACTTTGGCGAACGCCCGCTGCGCGGCCTCGCCCACGACGGTGCCGGCCAAGGGATCGAGCAGCCGGCGGCCGAGGTACAAGGCCAGGGCTTCATCGAGGGTGAAGCCGATTTCCGGCACGTCGCCGGCGGTGCGGACGCGCCAGTTTTTGCGGCCGCGGTCGCCCACGGTTTCGATAAGAGGGAAGCCGGCGAGCTGGAACGTGGCCAGGTCGCGGCGGATGGTCTTCTCCGTGACGGAGAGTTCCGCGGCCATTTCTTGCACGCTGGCGCCCAGCCGCCGCGCGGAGAGCGTCCGCAGCAGTTGCCATTGGCG
Above is a genomic segment from Planctomycetia bacterium containing:
- the csx17 gene encoding type I-U CRISPR-associated protein Csx17, whose amino-acid sequence is MPEIPMPGCTPEPLMSYLKALGVFRLVAEQADPDARLSWRGGIAVLHTSLHRDRLERFFLEEYRPTPISSPWNGGSGFYRTWDSKALRFRSREAVDHVSFVQQSTSERLLPYREALSHVQAALNQYARPIDVRSMPEKERKATLLLDESSGILDADQPGLLPYLRATLPDESVCWLDTALLLQTEDTRAAPLFISGGNDGNFDFSVTFIGSLRKVFAEPKRSVGWLKSSVFADGGEPLDAGTAGHFNPAGLGGPNGGQGFVGTGGVNPWDFVFMMEGAVMMAGAVSRRFGTQTGDRSSFPFCVSPVAIGFGSADKSDESSDSCRTELWLPQWSNASTLAELRYLFAEGRAQFGRGQARNAVQFALATCMLGVNRGIDSFVRFSFLRRFGKMFLAVPLGRIPVTPRPTRQLLDDPQLVNWIDRLRLACRDNDKTPARFQAALRDIDQTIFAFANRSAPGGDAKYLLDVLRAVGRAERTFATEGLSWLKDKTYGWKVRPLFGLLSQWLDQLVDQGAEFRLAASLAGIRPSRDGAVRSLRAFLEPVEVTKYVNWSPGSTTAVWSHRPLAANLAAVFRRRQMEAFRAGESGVPLDSLRWARLEDVLAFLNEQTDDEVLADLIWGLIAVKPDAQEP
- the cas3 gene encoding CRISPR-associated helicase Cas3'; its protein translation is MSNATKNPESSFESFFRQATGTDPYPYQSRFATADDIPHLIQAPTGAGKTATAILGWLYRRQQFPDQTPRRLVYCLPMRVLVEQSEREAMKWIENLKLAVPVHVLMGGADTEKWYLQPEVPAVLIGTQDMLLSRALNRGYAASRFHWPIDFALLNNDSLWVFDEPQLMAGGVSTSSQLAGLRKSLDVYGSCPSVWMSATLEPDWLDTIDFAGKFPAPPLELTSEDYDPQRNLYKRMTADKTLRQVDVGSSGDMRDVAKRVWELHQHGTQTLVVVNVVERAKAVYRALQSLRKKSEAPALLLVHSRFRPHERKRLNDELQRKDAGNRIIVATQVVEAGVDISARTLITELAPWASIVQRAGRCNRTGDDGPGTVYWIDLNEKLALPYEATDIDFARQKVKKLEGQDVSPRALEEFKKAENLKLPFEHKHVLRRRDLLDLFDTSPDLSGNDIDIARFVRSDDPDTDVQVFWREWSGDAPPPEEPRPARAELCSVPIMSAKKFLETLDDKRGEGYIWDHLSEEWVPVAPRQVRPGMVIMLPTTAGGYAAASNSSPEASEVGWDPTSMAAVESLRPANAPPEDSAKSDPESVHQLPNPLSVAQHTNNVCAELELVLASLPAIDAFDGHLAKAARWHDAGKAHATFQEAVRKVNPSLDAETLWAKSGKKGKLAYRPPYFRHELASALAALRHGLAFEAAYLIAAHHGKVRLSIRSLPDEELPDDGRLFALGVGDGDTLPEVDLGDESCPATELDLTPMRLGGESSWTGRALKLLAELGPFRLAYLETLLRTADVRASRKEAGHA
- a CDS encoding WYL domain-containing protein, whose amino-acid sequence is RQWQLLRTLSARRLGASVQEMAAELSVTEKTIRRDLATFQLAGFPLIETVGDRGRKNWRVRTAGDVPEIGFTLDEALALYLGRRLLDPLAGTVVGEAAQRAFAKVRACLGKAALQYVERLAAHLHVTPLGAGDYARQREHLNDLLAAVADSLQTVVSYQSARATEPVEYQINPLGIAQHRGSLYVVAWSHDHGEVRTFKLDRIDAVEVSGLPFQRPAGFDVRQYLSGSFGVFHAAGDVAVRVRFAPAVARYVQEGRWHASQRLTPQKDGSLLADFRLSGFEEIKRWLLSFGKHAEVLEPPILREELEAEISAMVQLYLAERA